From Onychostoma macrolepis isolate SWU-2019 chromosome 05, ASM1243209v1, whole genome shotgun sequence, one genomic window encodes:
- the usp30 gene encoding ubiquitin carboxyl-terminal hydrolase 30 isoform X2, which yields MQTQLSRNRMMKNWGVIGGIAAAMAAGVYVLWGPISDRKKKRKGMVPGLLNLGNTCFMNSLLQGLAACPSFIRWLEDFTNESSVHPERTERETHLSRSLMQLLKALSSHDPGEGDVLDAGGLLEALRLYRWHISSFEEQDAHELFHVLTSSLEEERERQPRVAHLFDMQTLEKTVESKEKNISCRSGGPLHPIPSLWRTRHPFHGRLTSYMACKRCEQQSPVHYDSFDSLSLSIPSVQWGRPVTLDQCLQHFISSETIKEVECENCTKQQAGELVNGEFLESQRTTFVKQLKLGKLPQCLCIHLQRLTWSREGTPIKRQEHVQFTEYLSLDRYKHCTAGQNLRSTSRTNKPISAKAAGDPKDKTIANGVDSEHCNNNKPLSNGTFPSIFLHSPGLSSQLNLTYDYSTSEYLFRLTAVLVHHGDMHSGHFVTYRRCPAALRGTSPFSSQWLWVSDDSVRKASLQEALSSSAYLLFYERVQRPSLRVEE from the exons ATGCAAACACAGCTGTCAAG GAACAGGATGATGAAAAACTGGGGTGTGATTGGTGGAATAGCTGCTGCCATGGCTGCTGGAGTCTATGTACTATGGGGGCCAATTTCAGAcaggaagaaaaagagaaaag GTATGGTTCCTGGTCTGCTTAATCTGGGGAACACATGCTTTATGAACTCACTTCTCCAGGGCCTGGCAGCGTGTCCTTCTTTCATCAGATGGCTTGAAGACTTTACAAATGAAAGCAGTGTCCATCCAGAGAGAACTGAGAGAGAGACTCATCTGTCCAGATCTCTGATGCAGTTACTTAAAG CCCTTTCGAGTCATGATCCTGGAGAAGGTGATGTTTTAGATGCTGGAGGCCTTTTAGAAGCTCTCAGGCTTTACAGATGGCACATTAGCTCCTTCGAGGAACAG GATGCTCATGAGCTCTTTCATGTTCTCACATCATCATTAGAGGAGGAACGGGAACGCCAGCCCAGAGTCGCTCACCTGTTCGACATGCAAACACTGGAG AAAACTGTGGAgtccaaagaaaaaaacataagctGCAGAAGTGGAG GTCCATTACATCCTATTCCAAGTTTATGGAGGACTCGGCACCCTTTTCATGGGCGGTTAACAAGTTATATGGCTTGTAAACGCTGTGAGCAGCAG AGTCCTGTACACTATGATTCTTTCGACAGCTTGTCTCTTTCTATCCCGTCAGTACAGTGG GGCAGACCAGTAACTTTGGACCAGTGTCTCCAGCATTTCATCTCCTCTGAAACCATCAAAGAAGTGGAGTGTGAAAACTGTACCAAG CAACAGGCTGGGGAGCTTGTCAATGGAGAATTCCTTGAGAGTCAGAGGACAACATTTGTCAAGCAGCTGAAACTCGGAAAG TTGCCTCAGTGCCTCTGCATCCATCTGCAGAGATTGACGTGGTCTAGAGAGGGCACTCCCATTAAGAGACAAGAGCACGTTCAGTTTACAGAATATTTGTCTCTGGATCGATACAAACATTGTACTGCTGGTCAGAACCTCCGGAGCACCAGCAGAACAAATAAGCCCATATCTGCCAAAGCTGCCGGAGACCCAAAAGACAAAACCATTGCTAATGGTGTTG ATTCAGAACACTGTAACAACAATAAGCCACTGTCCAATGGAACCTTTCCCTCCATCTTTCTACACTCACCAGGACTGAGCTCACAGCTCAACCTCACTTATGACTACAG CACCTCAGAGTATCTCTTCCGCTTGACGGCCGTCCTGGTTCATCATGGCGACATGCACTCTGGACACTTTGTCACTTACCGCCGCTGCCCTGCTGCTCTCCGTGGAACGTCTCCTTTTAGCTCCCAGTGGCTCTGGGTGTCTGATGATTCAGTGAGGAAAGCCAGCCTTCAGGAGGCACTCTCCTCCAGCGCATATCTGCTCTTTTACGAACGAGTGCAAAGGCCCAGTCTGAGGGTGGAAGAGTAG
- the usp30 gene encoding ubiquitin carboxyl-terminal hydrolase 30 isoform X1, with protein MPWCKQGATDKLVREFLRTGTAARNRMMKNWGVIGGIAAAMAAGVYVLWGPISDRKKKRKGMVPGLLNLGNTCFMNSLLQGLAACPSFIRWLEDFTNESSVHPERTERETHLSRSLMQLLKALSSHDPGEGDVLDAGGLLEALRLYRWHISSFEEQDAHELFHVLTSSLEEERERQPRVAHLFDMQTLEKTVESKEKNISCRSGGPLHPIPSLWRTRHPFHGRLTSYMACKRCEQQSPVHYDSFDSLSLSIPSVQWGRPVTLDQCLQHFISSETIKEVECENCTKQQAGELVNGEFLESQRTTFVKQLKLGKLPQCLCIHLQRLTWSREGTPIKRQEHVQFTEYLSLDRYKHCTAGQNLRSTSRTNKPISAKAAGDPKDKTIANGVDSEHCNNNKPLSNGTFPSIFLHSPGLSSQLNLTYDYSTSEYLFRLTAVLVHHGDMHSGHFVTYRRCPAALRGTSPFSSQWLWVSDDSVRKASLQEALSSSAYLLFYERVQRPSLRVEE; from the exons ATGCCTTGGTGCAAACAGGGAGCTACAGACAAGCTCGTCCGAGAGTTCTTACGCACCGGAACCGCTGCAAG GAACAGGATGATGAAAAACTGGGGTGTGATTGGTGGAATAGCTGCTGCCATGGCTGCTGGAGTCTATGTACTATGGGGGCCAATTTCAGAcaggaagaaaaagagaaaag GTATGGTTCCTGGTCTGCTTAATCTGGGGAACACATGCTTTATGAACTCACTTCTCCAGGGCCTGGCAGCGTGTCCTTCTTTCATCAGATGGCTTGAAGACTTTACAAATGAAAGCAGTGTCCATCCAGAGAGAACTGAGAGAGAGACTCATCTGTCCAGATCTCTGATGCAGTTACTTAAAG CCCTTTCGAGTCATGATCCTGGAGAAGGTGATGTTTTAGATGCTGGAGGCCTTTTAGAAGCTCTCAGGCTTTACAGATGGCACATTAGCTCCTTCGAGGAACAG GATGCTCATGAGCTCTTTCATGTTCTCACATCATCATTAGAGGAGGAACGGGAACGCCAGCCCAGAGTCGCTCACCTGTTCGACATGCAAACACTGGAG AAAACTGTGGAgtccaaagaaaaaaacataagctGCAGAAGTGGAG GTCCATTACATCCTATTCCAAGTTTATGGAGGACTCGGCACCCTTTTCATGGGCGGTTAACAAGTTATATGGCTTGTAAACGCTGTGAGCAGCAG AGTCCTGTACACTATGATTCTTTCGACAGCTTGTCTCTTTCTATCCCGTCAGTACAGTGG GGCAGACCAGTAACTTTGGACCAGTGTCTCCAGCATTTCATCTCCTCTGAAACCATCAAAGAAGTGGAGTGTGAAAACTGTACCAAG CAACAGGCTGGGGAGCTTGTCAATGGAGAATTCCTTGAGAGTCAGAGGACAACATTTGTCAAGCAGCTGAAACTCGGAAAG TTGCCTCAGTGCCTCTGCATCCATCTGCAGAGATTGACGTGGTCTAGAGAGGGCACTCCCATTAAGAGACAAGAGCACGTTCAGTTTACAGAATATTTGTCTCTGGATCGATACAAACATTGTACTGCTGGTCAGAACCTCCGGAGCACCAGCAGAACAAATAAGCCCATATCTGCCAAAGCTGCCGGAGACCCAAAAGACAAAACCATTGCTAATGGTGTTG ATTCAGAACACTGTAACAACAATAAGCCACTGTCCAATGGAACCTTTCCCTCCATCTTTCTACACTCACCAGGACTGAGCTCACAGCTCAACCTCACTTATGACTACAG CACCTCAGAGTATCTCTTCCGCTTGACGGCCGTCCTGGTTCATCATGGCGACATGCACTCTGGACACTTTGTCACTTACCGCCGCTGCCCTGCTGCTCTCCGTGGAACGTCTCCTTTTAGCTCCCAGTGGCTCTGGGTGTCTGATGATTCAGTGAGGAAAGCCAGCCTTCAGGAGGCACTCTCCTCCAGCGCATATCTGCTCTTTTACGAACGAGTGCAAAGGCCCAGTCTGAGGGTGGAAGAGTAG